From the genome of Spinacia oleracea cultivar Varoflay chromosome 2, BTI_SOV_V1, whole genome shotgun sequence, one region includes:
- the LOC130467656 gene encoding uncharacterized protein gives MYEKARKSASCNKNPHRTGQKGYNRKRLDWIKDGRLPPDAALPISSSSSVNSSVTSNVNRVRKYRSKEWILAHQVQNKEGKWEIDPNDTEVVEIATKALEYIAEEEKGNLFFEQGEDALTKAIGKKDHRGRVKGTGGMVGIKKAFGPCIRHSRSDHGEASSENYESIRASVKKEFEGELEKRVEKRVAEALQKQLSTLLKTGQLNSISTPILDDLHLNDSARVDLDISATRTTRHILVPQPRELKERTPRRLALEDKVSGNNIVVADGMVQPSDGALPQHFTSMKPGHYKVQVDFVYDGHVDDILPVPTGDGFTNLGGALGSFVQWPIHLVIFEDGEDCTSPPKKKSKSNVSKERDGSSKKKTTVLAAQKKTTDLASKEFSHPKMSNSKPKSNLEVVGSCDRKTQESTTKSKKAGLVHDAIQGLGPSCKYLQFIMTSAPDDIYDNTTIPLAASVWHSDFDQETYITASDIGEFLRGACLNISAIQVYILCLLHDHAKSFEMSRISFICPEIMSSTRIKADPGAPTMYLKNIFQAEIEKEKMGNPNLTNWFLIPYNQENHWNLYVMDLRRGYVYIFDSATDPRRTDYAWGILSL, from the exons ATGTA TGAAAAGGCGAGGAAAAGTGCATCATGCAACAAGAACCCACATCGCACCGGCCAAAAGGGTTATAATAGAAAGCGACTAGATTGGATAAAAGATGGACGACTTCCACCAGATGCAGCTTTACCTATCTCGAGTAGCTCCTCGGTGAACTCATCAGTGACCTCAAATGTTAATAGAGTTAGAAAATACAGATCAAAGGAGTGGATTTTGGCCCATCAAGTACAAAATAAAGAgggaaagtgggaaattgacccgAACGATACAGAAGTTGTTGAAATCGCAACAAAAGCT TTAGAGTACATCGCAGAAGAGGAAAAAGGAAATCTTTTTTTCGAACAGGGTGAGGATGCCCTCACTAAAGCTATAGGGAAAAAAGATCATCGTGGGCGTGTCAAGGGAACAGGTGGCATGGTTGGTATTAAAAAGGCTTTCGGTCCGTGTATTCGACATAGTAGAAgtgaccatggtgaagcttcATCAGAAAATTACGAATCAATCAGAGCTTCTGTGAAAAAGGAGTTTGAAGGTGAATTAGAGAAAAGGGTAGAGAAAAGGGTGGCAGAGGCCCTCCAAAAGCAACTAAGCACCTTGTTAAAAACAGGACAACTAAACTCCATTTCTACCCCGATACTTGATGACCTCCACTTAAATGATTCTGCCAGAGTTGACCTTGATATTAGTGCTACAAGAACCACTCGTCACATCTTAGTGCCGCAACCACGCGAGCTAAAG GAAAGGACTCCACGTCGTCTTGCCCTTGAGGATAAAGTTTCAGGCAACAACATTGTCGTGGCGGATGGTATGGTACAACCCTCAGATGGTGCATTGCCCCAACATTTTACATCGATGAAGCCTGGTCACTATAAAGTCCAAGTTGATTTTGTTTACGACGGACATGTTGATGATATTCTTCCGGTACCTACGGGAGATGGTTTCACTAACTTAGGCGGTGCTCTGGGTAGTTTTGTGCAATGGCCCATACACTTAGTGATTTTCGAAGACGGCGag gATTGTACTTCACCTCCTAAAAAGAAGTCCAAGTCTAATGTTTCTAAAGAGAGGGATGGTAGCTCCAAGAAAAAGACAACGGTATTAGCGGCCCAAAAGAAGACAACAGACTTAGCATCCAAG gaatttTCGCATCCAAAGATGTCGAATTCTAAGCCTAAGTCCAACTTAGAGGTCGTgggtagttgtgatcgtaaaACACAAGAATCAACCACCAAAAGCAAGAAAGCGGGACTTGTACACGATGcaattcaaggtcttggcccGTCATGCAAATACTTGCAGTTTATCATGACTTCGGCGCCTGATGATATATATGATAATACTACCATCCCATTGGCGGCCTCAGTTTGGCACTCGGATTTTGATCAAGAAACATACATAACTGCGTCTGATATAGGAGAGTTCCTTCGCGGGGCGTGCTTAAACATTTCAGCGATCCAAGTCTACATAtt gtgtttattgcacgatcatgccaaatcatttgaaatgtctcggatttcgttcatttgtcccgagattatgtcaagcactagaatcaaggccgaccctggagcgccaacaatgtatttgaaaaacattttccaagctgaaattgaaaaggagaagatgggtaatcctaacctaactaattggtttttaatcccatataatcaaga aaatcattggaatttatacgtgatggacctacgtagaggttatgtatatattttcgattctgctacagatccacgtcgaacagattatgcatggggaatcttgagtttgtaa